The Nocardioides sp. cx-173 genome segment TGAAGGCCGCCGCCAAGCTGAGCGGTCAGGGCGGCGAGTTCACCCTCGACGACTTCCTCGAGCAGATGCAGCAGGTCCGCAAGCTGGGCTCGATGTCGAAGATCATGGGGATGCTGCCCGGCATGGGGCAGTTCCGCGAGCAGCTCGAGAACTTCGACGAGCGCGAGATCGACCGGATCCAGGCCATCATCCAGTCGATGACGCCGGCCGAGCGGGCCAACCCGAAGATCATCGACGGGTCGCGCCGCGCCCGGATCGCCAAGGGCTCGGGCCGCATGGTCTCCGACGTCAACCAGCTCGTCGACCGCTTCTTCGAGGCGCGCAAGATGATGATGCAGATGGCCAAGGGCGGCGGGATGCCCGGCATGCCCGGGATGCCTGGCATGCCCGGCCTGCCCGGGGCCGGCAAGCGCGGCAAGCAGAAGGCGCAGCCCAAGAAGGGCAAGGGCGCCAAGCGCTCCGGCAACCCGGCCAAGGCGGCTCAGGAGGCCGCCGCCGCCAAGGAGCGTGCGGCCGCCGCAGCCGCCAACCCGTTCGGCAACCCCGACGCCGAGCCGGTCGACTACGAAGCCGCCGCCGCCAACCTGAACCTGCCCAAGGACTTCTCCAAGTTCCTGAAGTGACCGGGCGCCCCGAGATTCACCGGGTGCCCGGTGAAACTCTCGCCTCCCGCATGAAGCTTCATACCGGATGCGCGAGTTTCCGATGGGCCGTGATGCTGACGCGACTAGGAGACTCGTGATGGCCGGTGCTGACAGGGGAGATTGGCGCCGCCGTGCCCGGGGCCGCAAGATTCACCGGGCACCCGGTGAAACTCACGCCTCCCGCACGAAGCTTCATACCGGACGCGTGAGTTTCCGACGCCCTGTGGTGCGGAAGTGACCACGACTCTCGTCGTCGACGGCGCCAACGTGGTGGGGGCGCGACCCGACGGCTGGTGGAAGGACCGGGCGGGTGCGGCGGCCCGGCTGCATGCCCAGCTGATGGTGGCCGACGTACCGCAGGAGCGGGTGGTGCTGGTGCTGGAGGGCGCGGCCAAGGGCGGCGTCCGCGCCGGGCGCGACGCCCACGTCACGACCGTGCACGCGAAGGGCAACGGCGACGACACGATCGTGGCCGAGGCCAAGAAGGCCGCCGAGCGCGGCGAGCGGGTCAGCGTGGTCA includes the following:
- a CDS encoding NYN domain-containing protein, which translates into the protein MTTTLVVDGANVVGARPDGWWKDRAGAAARLHAQLMVADVPQERVVLVLEGAAKGGVRAGRDAHVTTVHAKGNGDDTIVAEAKKAAERGERVSVVTADRILMGRVEHHGALVLSPTWLLDHL